Proteins found in one Vicinamibacteria bacterium genomic segment:
- a CDS encoding PhzF family phenazine biosynthesis protein: MSLPSLFSLALFANVYSYFHLDVFTNETLSGNQLAVFLEPGGLTAEQMMAITREMAFSETTFVFPSEVDGTSFRVRIFANNLGREIEVAGHPTIGTAFALAHAGLIAPGTERTVFQLGIGPTPLELTWKGDELEFAWMRQRPPEFGGKIEDLAAVADALGVEAEAIETTGLPVQQVSCGAPFIIVPMKDRGDIDRAQMDRAAMGELIDRSGLVRRGVMIYTSDPGEDGATVYSRMFGFGVVEDPATGNASGPLGSYLVRYGVVSADGAQHIVSRQGVKMGRPSRVHVRVVTVGDTITEVAVGGSSVLVGEGTVRVQESR; the protein is encoded by the coding sequence TTGAGCCTGCCGTCTCTTTTCTCGCTAGCTCTCTTCGCGAACGTTTATTCCTACTTCCACCTCGACGTCTTCACCAACGAAACGCTGAGCGGAAACCAGCTCGCGGTCTTTCTCGAGCCCGGAGGGCTCACCGCCGAGCAGATGATGGCCATCACGAGAGAGATGGCCTTCTCCGAGACGACCTTCGTCTTCCCTTCCGAGGTCGATGGCACGTCGTTTCGGGTGCGCATCTTCGCCAATAACCTCGGCCGGGAGATCGAGGTGGCCGGTCATCCCACCATCGGAACGGCGTTCGCGCTCGCCCACGCCGGGCTCATCGCTCCGGGAACGGAGCGGACCGTCTTTCAGCTCGGGATCGGACCAACGCCGCTCGAGCTTACCTGGAAGGGAGACGAGCTCGAGTTCGCCTGGATGCGGCAGCGTCCGCCCGAGTTCGGCGGCAAAATCGAGGACCTCGCGGCAGTCGCGGACGCGCTCGGAGTCGAGGCGGAGGCGATCGAGACGACGGGGCTTCCCGTGCAGCAGGTGTCCTGCGGCGCTCCGTTCATCATCGTGCCCATGAAAGACCGCGGTGACATCGACCGTGCTCAGATGGATCGTGCCGCGATGGGAGAGCTCATCGATCGCTCGGGCCTGGTCCGCCGCGGCGTCATGATCTATACCAGCGATCCCGGCGAAGACGGCGCCACGGTCTATAGTCGAATGTTCGGATTCGGTGTCGTCGAGGACCCCGCGACCGGCAATGCGAGCGGACCTCTGGGCTCGTACCTCGTGCGCTACGGGGTCGTAAGCGCTGACGGTGCTCAGCACATCGTGAGCCGGCAAGGCGTCAAGATGGGCCGCCCGAGCCGGGTCCACGTCCGTGTCGTCACCGTAGGTGACACGATCACGGAAGTCGCCGTCGGCGGAAGCTCCGTGCTCGTCGG